One Coffea eugenioides isolate CCC68of chromosome 2, Ceug_1.0, whole genome shotgun sequence genomic window, GTGCAATTTCGTAATTTCGGGTCATATCTATTTCAGCTTCGTGTGCCATTGTCATGTGTCTATGAGATTTGAATAAATGAGTCTTGCTCGGAGTTGATAGCTCATGATTATGTTCAGCAACAAATTGCACAACACGGTATTTTCCAGCTTGTCTACAGCtgatttttatccttgcacCACAATCACATCTTGTTTCTGGACGAGGACACTTAACAATCATATTGCGTTTGTCTCTTGGCCTTTTTCCTTCATGGGAGCAGCAAAAAATCTTGTCCAACATCATATCACTATTTTTGTCTTTATGTCCCTTACTCAATCGAGTTCCAAAACCAGATGTTTTGacatatttttggtaaaaatttCTAACTGCTACTTTAGTATCGAATTTCATGCCAAGTTTCGGTACAAAGTCATCTGGTATAGCCAGATGaagaaaaatttgattttcttgaTTGCCATCAGTAATACAAAGAGGTAAGGCATTATCATTTATCTCCTGTAAGTCAACATCTTCAAAGTCCAATTTACGACATGATTGGATTTTATGAGTTGGCAAACCATTCTCCATATTCTCCCAAAACCTAACAAATGACCTATATCATGGACCTCAGGAGATGAAAAGCAGAAAGAAATTTGTATGCTGGTCACTGCAAGATGCATAATACGAAGAAAATCAAACTAAAACATTGAAAAACTTACTTGGAGAAATGTTAAAGGAAGCTTTGGCTTCACAACAATGCGCAAATATGATTCTACCTGTAATCCAAGAAAAAGCTGACTCATTTCtcatttaaagaaaaagtgtAATATCATAAGTGCTGACTAAAACATCGTTCTCTATTTCAGACTAAATTagtaaattaagcataaaatctcAGCCGAGAGTCAAAATGAACAATTCCTAAACATTGACCTTGAATTACAAATTTATCCAGCAATCAACAATGAAGCGTAATATTATaaataaagataaaaataaTTCAATGCATAAAGTTACAAAACAATAGCAGAGATATAGATCCAAACCATCGGGATCCTCAGACAAATATGCATGAGATCCCCAGAGAGATTCCAAAAACACGGTCCACTATGCTAAAATGATCATTCTGGCcatataaaaatatttaataaccaaaacagaaaatttcaaACAGTTTGTGACTATTTTTGCTATTTTCTCTTCTTGAAAATAGAAGAACAATTTTTGTTTACAAAAATAAGCTTACATGCAAAACTTGGCTTCTAATTAGTCCCTAGCATAACTTTTgttaaagaaaaaacaaaagaaaaagctgCAATCGGTTTAGGCATTTGAATGAATAGGTGGTGAGTTTCGTCCTGTGCATATTCCACTATGCTACAGTATAATGAGTGTATGTCGCGTAGATTTGTACTGCTTTCTTTTGTACAAAATATGAGATTCCTCACAAGCACTCGGTTTGATTTCAATTTGCCTTTTGCAATTTGGCTGCTGACCCTTACAAATATAATGCGCTTCCTCTACTACCTGCTCAACGCAATCTCATGCCCCCTTCCACGCTTTACCCACAATAGCCCATGACCACACCTAACAATTATAAGTGAATTGTGAGTGATTCTTGGGAGATAACACTCCCGCACGGTGGAGATGATGACGAGGGGGTTTCGTggtttttagggttttttcCCTTGATAAATTGTGATTTTGGTTAAAGAGATTAAGTTTTCTGTCTG contains:
- the LOC113758248 gene encoding protein FAR1-RELATED SEQUENCE 5-like, with product MENGLPTHKIQSCRKLDFEDVDLQEINDNALPLCITDGNQENQIFLHLAIPDDFVPKLGMKFDTKVAVRNFYQKYVKTSGFGTRLSKGHKDKNSDMMLDKIFCCSHEGKRPRDKRNMIVKCPRPETRCDCGARIKISCRQAGKYRVVQFVAEHNHELSTPSKTHLFKSHRHMTMAHEAEIDMTRNYEIAPKQSIELISKQVGGRENLGFIRDDLKNYLRSKRSIPMMQGDTGGILEYLHRMQLEDPNFYYAIQVDKDDLITNIFWADAKMRMNFAHFGDVVCSDTTYRKHKDGRPIALFVGVNHHKQTTVFGAALLNDETIGTFE